A section of the Gloeobacter violaceus PCC 7421 genome encodes:
- a CDS encoding MFS transporter, which yields MTKQVARNTTRDLGAQPDNKWAILLAVSIGTFLVPLDITVVALALPDIESSLRTSFADLQWIINGYNLSFTAFLLAAGTLADRFGRRRLFLVGLALFTLTSLTCGLATTPLTLTLARSIQGLGGALLLISSLAILSQTFREGPERANAFGVWGLVMGVGASLGPMIGGLLVDLLSWRWIFLLNVPIGVGLVAFTLSKVDESRDPGAARVDWLGLTTFTSALFSLCFALIQGNELGWTSAAILGLLAAAAVLLFAFALIERRQSQPMFDLSLLGNPAFVGTSLLAASNGASFWAMIVYLPLFFQNVLGYSPLQAGLMLLPLTVPLLVCPPLGGRLAQVLPARLLLSGGMLMVGLGFVWMYGVNAGSPWTAFLPGFLLAGIGAGLINAEIANVAIAVLPPQRSGMGSGITSTFRHGAHALGIALLGSLLTQRVATSLEQSTLPGLVTERSTQLASQIAAGDLIGVVRTLPPELQNAFAAAAQNSFIDGFNLIVLLAAATALLGALATFVLVKDQRSQSQLQRQERPSASKS from the coding sequence ATGACCAAGCAAGTTGCCCGGAATACCACACGCGACCTGGGTGCCCAGCCCGACAACAAGTGGGCGATCTTACTGGCGGTCAGCATCGGCACTTTTTTGGTGCCGCTCGACATCACTGTGGTCGCCCTGGCCCTACCCGACATCGAAAGCTCGCTGCGCACGAGCTTTGCCGATCTCCAGTGGATCATCAATGGTTACAACCTGTCATTTACCGCCTTTTTGTTGGCGGCCGGAACGCTGGCGGACCGCTTCGGCCGCCGTCGGCTGTTTCTGGTGGGCCTTGCGCTGTTTACCCTGACTTCGCTCACTTGCGGGCTCGCCACCACCCCCCTGACGCTCACCCTCGCCCGCAGCATCCAGGGGTTGGGCGGTGCGCTGCTGCTCATCTCCTCGCTGGCGATTCTGTCCCAAACCTTCCGCGAAGGACCGGAGCGAGCCAACGCCTTCGGTGTCTGGGGATTGGTGATGGGGGTGGGCGCATCGCTCGGGCCGATGATTGGCGGCCTGCTGGTGGATCTGCTCAGCTGGCGGTGGATCTTTTTGCTCAACGTGCCGATCGGTGTCGGCCTAGTCGCCTTTACCTTGAGCAAAGTGGACGAGTCGCGCGATCCCGGAGCGGCCCGGGTCGATTGGCTGGGATTGACCACATTCACTTCGGCTTTGTTTTCGCTGTGTTTCGCCTTGATCCAGGGCAACGAGCTGGGTTGGACCAGCGCTGCCATTCTCGGCTTGTTGGCAGCGGCGGCCGTGCTGCTGTTCGCCTTTGCGCTCATTGAGCGGCGGCAGAGCCAGCCGATGTTCGACCTGTCGCTTTTGGGCAACCCCGCCTTTGTGGGTACTTCGTTGCTCGCGGCGAGCAACGGCGCTTCGTTTTGGGCAATGATCGTCTATCTGCCCCTGTTTTTTCAAAACGTTCTCGGTTACTCGCCTTTGCAAGCCGGGCTGATGCTGTTGCCGCTCACGGTGCCTTTGCTGGTCTGCCCGCCTCTGGGCGGTCGGCTGGCCCAGGTACTGCCCGCCCGGCTGCTGCTCAGCGGCGGCATGCTCATGGTCGGCCTGGGCTTTGTTTGGATGTACGGGGTCAACGCGGGTTCCCCCTGGACCGCGTTTTTGCCGGGCTTTTTGTTGGCCGGGATCGGAGCCGGGCTGATTAACGCAGAGATCGCGAACGTGGCTATTGCCGTGTTGCCCCCTCAGCGCAGCGGCATGGGTTCGGGAATCACCAGCACCTTTCGCCACGGCGCCCACGCTCTGGGTATCGCGCTACTTGGCTCGCTACTCACCCAGCGGGTTGCCACCAGCCTGGAGCAATCGACCCTACCCGGCCTTGTTACCGAGCGCAGCACGCAACTGGCAAGCCAGATTGCGGCCGGCGACCTGATCGGAGTGGTCCGCACGCTGCCGCCGGAGCTGCAAAACGCGTTTGCCGCAGCGGCCCAAAACAGTTTCATCGACGGTTTTAACCTGATCGTGCTCCTGGCGGCTGCCACGGCGCTGCTGGGTGCCCTGGCCACCTTTGTTCTGGTAAAAGATCAGCGTTCCCAAAGCCAACTCCAAAGACAAGAACGTCCAAGTGCCTCGAAGAGCTAA
- a CDS encoding GMC oxidoreductase, whose translation MTDMRLKRRRLLQAALLASAGARIEPARGADAALDAVVIGSGFGGAVAALRLGQAGFSTLVLERGRRWPIAPSQDTFCTYSKPDGRAAWLSPTTLLFEPVAIDIYTGILDVKVGNGIAAFRGAGVGGGSLVYNAVLYQPRRELFYQAFPGSIDYDELDRVYYPRVRSQLKPAPVPADILGTPYYEGTRVFLQQAARAGLSHRLLDIAVDWDIVRQEIQGRRAASTIVGDVFYGINSGAKNSLDRNYLAQAEATGNVEILPLHVVTAIAEAGRGGFQIQCNQIDEAGQVQVRRTFRCRYLFLAAGSIGTTELLLRAKATGTLPRLNQAVGRFWGTNGDTLGTRQGSTPTNPTQGGPATAVIEHLDNPLAPTVLVHTPFYNSPQGALVHTGLQPVKPEGSLSYDAATDTVALNWPTATATARRNAQAVQLTYDILDAANETATTAPADTGITAHPLGGAAMDKVCDTDGRVRGYEGLYVVDGALIPGSTACTNPALTIAALAERCLERFLDRRL comes from the coding sequence ATGACTGATATGCGCTTGAAGCGTCGCCGTCTGCTGCAGGCCGCTCTGCTGGCGTCAGCCGGCGCGCGGATCGAGCCGGCCCGCGGCGCCGATGCGGCGCTCGACGCCGTGGTAATTGGAAGCGGGTTCGGCGGGGCAGTAGCAGCTCTGCGTTTGGGTCAGGCCGGTTTTAGCACCCTGGTGCTGGAGCGCGGCCGCCGCTGGCCGATTGCGCCGAGCCAAGATACGTTTTGCACCTACAGCAAGCCGGACGGACGGGCTGCCTGGCTTAGCCCGACAACCCTGCTGTTTGAGCCGGTGGCGATCGATATCTACACGGGCATCCTGGATGTCAAGGTCGGCAACGGCATCGCCGCTTTCCGCGGGGCCGGCGTGGGCGGCGGATCGCTCGTCTACAACGCCGTGCTCTACCAACCCCGCCGCGAACTGTTCTATCAAGCCTTTCCAGGGTCCATCGACTACGACGAACTTGATCGGGTCTACTACCCGCGGGTGCGCTCTCAGCTCAAGCCCGCGCCTGTGCCCGCGGACATCCTGGGGACACCCTACTACGAGGGCACCCGCGTCTTCTTGCAGCAGGCGGCCCGCGCCGGTCTCAGCCATCGCCTTCTCGATATTGCCGTCGATTGGGACATCGTGCGCCAGGAGATCCAAGGCCGTCGGGCGGCTTCTACGATCGTGGGCGATGTTTTCTACGGCATCAACAGCGGCGCCAAAAACAGTCTTGACCGCAACTACCTGGCCCAGGCGGAAGCGACGGGCAATGTCGAAATTCTCCCCTTGCATGTGGTGACGGCCATTGCCGAAGCGGGCCGGGGCGGCTTTCAAATCCAGTGCAACCAGATCGACGAGGCCGGGCAGGTACAGGTCCGCCGCACGTTTCGCTGCCGCTATTTGTTTTTGGCGGCGGGCTCGATCGGTACGACCGAACTGCTGCTGCGGGCAAAAGCGACAGGAACCCTACCCCGTTTGAACCAGGCGGTGGGCCGCTTCTGGGGAACCAACGGCGACACGCTGGGCACCCGCCAGGGCAGCACGCCGACCAATCCCACCCAAGGGGGACCGGCGACAGCAGTCATCGAACATCTCGACAACCCGCTCGCCCCGACTGTGCTTGTGCACACGCCCTTCTACAACAGCCCGCAAGGAGCCCTGGTCCATACAGGGCTCCAGCCGGTCAAGCCGGAAGGCTCGCTCAGCTACGACGCCGCCACGGACACTGTCGCGCTCAACTGGCCCACCGCCACGGCCACCGCCCGACGCAACGCGCAGGCGGTGCAACTCACCTACGACATCCTCGATGCGGCCAACGAGACGGCGACAACGGCCCCGGCGGACACCGGGATCACTGCCCATCCCCTCGGTGGCGCGGCCATGGACAAAGTATGCGACACCGATGGTCGCGTCCGAGGCTACGAGGGACTCTACGTGGTGGACGGGGCGCTTATCCCCGGCTCGACCGCCTGCACAAATCCGGCGCTCACCATCGCCGCCCTGGCGGAACGGTGCCTGGAGCGGTTTCTCGATCGGCGCCTTTGA
- a CDS encoding quinone oxidoreductase family protein translates to MRAVAIKSFGGPENLAACQMPDPQPEVGEVTIDVEYAGVNYLELMFRRGFVAVPLPFVPGIEVAGHIRAVGEGVTDLQVGQPVAALTIVGQGGYAEVVRSPAALTFALDTLERPVDLAAAAAFPCTMITAYLVLSAAARFTPGDAVLVHAAAGGLGSALGQVARRLGAGQVLGTVGSPDKIAYAQAHGYDRVFLREHYREAVIAATGGAGVQIVVDPVGGNLRSESLEVLSVLGQLIVLGNAGNGEDTFQSTNGLWLSSKGVQGFNLLAVCLQAPEKIKDAARRVLEWIARDELHVPISGVLPLEAADEAHRRIEQRATTGKLILKIGR, encoded by the coding sequence ATGCGTGCAGTCGCGATCAAAAGTTTCGGCGGACCGGAGAATCTCGCAGCCTGTCAGATGCCCGACCCCCAGCCTGAAGTCGGCGAAGTCACCATCGATGTCGAGTACGCCGGAGTCAATTATCTCGAACTGATGTTCCGGCGCGGGTTCGTCGCTGTGCCGTTGCCCTTTGTACCGGGCATCGAGGTGGCAGGCCACATTCGGGCTGTCGGCGAGGGGGTGACGGACCTGCAGGTCGGCCAACCGGTCGCCGCGCTCACCATCGTCGGCCAGGGCGGTTATGCGGAGGTGGTGCGCTCCCCCGCCGCCCTCACCTTCGCTCTTGATACTCTCGAAAGGCCCGTCGATCTCGCCGCCGCCGCCGCCTTCCCCTGCACCATGATCACGGCCTATCTGGTGCTGTCGGCCGCCGCTCGATTTACCCCCGGTGATGCGGTGCTGGTGCATGCGGCGGCCGGGGGACTCGGCAGCGCTCTCGGCCAAGTCGCCCGTCGGCTCGGAGCCGGCCAGGTGCTCGGCACCGTCGGCAGCCCCGACAAGATTGCTTACGCCCAAGCGCACGGTTACGACCGCGTGTTTTTGCGCGAGCACTACCGTGAGGCGGTGATCGCGGCCACGGGTGGCGCCGGGGTGCAGATCGTCGTCGATCCGGTTGGCGGCAACCTGCGCAGCGAGAGCCTCGAAGTGTTGAGCGTGCTGGGGCAGCTTATCGTTCTGGGCAATGCCGGCAACGGCGAGGACACTTTTCAGTCGACCAACGGCCTATGGCTGTCGAGTAAGGGGGTGCAGGGCTTCAATCTGCTGGCGGTGTGCCTGCAGGCGCCCGAGAAGATCAAAGACGCCGCGCGCCGGGTGCTCGAGTGGATCGCCCGGGATGAACTGCACGTTCCGATCAGCGGCGTACTGCCCCTCGAGGCGGCCGACGAGGCCCACCGCCGCATCGAGCAGCGGGCCACCACCGGCAAGCTCATCCTCAAAATTGGCCGGTAG
- a CDS encoding NB-ARC domain-containing protein — MTTLEEARAALETKNNYGASYTLEQLSEITGLSCPTITKVLDGEEGVDKRTLERFFKAFDLKLTKSDYEAAGNLSENPDGGIRATQQDWAEAVDVRNFHGRAEELAALTSWIVHDKCRLVALLGMGGIGKTSLSVKLAETVKENFDYVIWRSLRNAPPLQEILVDVFQFVGLTQSSVSYRVPNVKQSQLIDLFRRHRCLLVFDNVETVMDSARKAGYYREGYEDYGELFKSVGSSAHNSCLVLTSREKPKDLGPLEGKTLPVRSLRLTGLQENDGLELLKERGLDVATGDSKELLRYYGGNPLAIKMVASTIRTLFGNNISNFVTQGTSIFGDVRDLLSQHFNRLSELERQVMYWLSIHCEPIALTELHEVVLLPVTLPELLEAMESLSRRSLVEENKLYFSLQPVITEYTLDRLIYHAWMEIQTRKLSLLKQCFLLKAQGPDYIRSAQLRLIINPLVGRLRSFFKTLEAIEKHCEHIFSDLRREALGNQGYAAGNLLNILCAAKIDLRGWDLSGLAIWQADLRNVNLQQCNLFQCDLSQSMFTEPLGNISSVQFSPNRNVLATGDADGKVCLWQLPHGIQINICEGHTAWVWSVGFSPDGSIVASGSSDQTVRLWETTTGQCLRILQGHANSIWSVGFSPDGSIMASGSSDQTVRLWETTTGQCLRILQGHGGWVLSLAFSPDGSIVASGSSDQTVRLWETTTGQCLRILRGHTDWIHSVVFSPDGRSIASGGADRTVRLWEAATGECRKSFPGHSSLIWSVAFSPDGQSLASGGQDALIKLWDVATAQCRRILQGHTNLVYAVAFSPDGQTLASGSADQAVRLWKTDTGQCRKTIQGYTSGIYSVAFSPDGRTLASASTDHTVRLWDTATGECRQTLEGHHSWVFAVAFSPDGQTLASGSVDHTVLLWETVTGRCRKILEGHHSWVWSVVFSPDGTTIATGSADRTVRIWNAATGRLSTVLQAHTGWVSAVAFSADGRILASASADGTVRLWNVSNGLCVALLAEHSNWVHSVVFSPDGSLLASGSADGTVRLWDLQSNRCTRVIEGHTSPVWSVAFSADGTLLASAGEDRIIRIWRTSTGGIHRAFPGHSRPVWSVAFSPDGQTLASGSQDESIALWETHSAERSRVLRNPKPYEGMNLRAVSGLTEARKATLKALGAVVDISGQVRPET, encoded by the coding sequence ATGACAACCCTCGAAGAGGCTCGGGCTGCCCTCGAAACCAAAAACAACTACGGTGCCAGCTATACCCTGGAACAATTGAGCGAGATAACCGGTTTATCCTGCCCCACAATTACAAAGGTTCTTGATGGTGAAGAAGGTGTTGATAAAAGGACGCTCGAGCGCTTTTTTAAAGCGTTTGATTTAAAGCTGACAAAAAGTGATTACGAGGCGGCAGGCAATCTAAGCGAGAATCCGGACGGCGGAATCAGAGCTACCCAACAAGATTGGGCGGAGGCGGTCGATGTCAGGAATTTCCATGGCCGCGCCGAAGAACTTGCTGCATTGACAAGCTGGATTGTTCACGACAAATGCCGGTTGGTTGCGCTATTGGGAATGGGAGGAATCGGTAAAACTTCACTGTCGGTTAAACTTGCAGAAACGGTCAAGGAGAACTTTGATTATGTCATCTGGAGATCCCTTCGAAATGCACCGCCCTTGCAGGAAATCTTGGTCGATGTCTTTCAATTTGTTGGTTTGACTCAGTCATCTGTGTCTTATCGAGTACCCAATGTAAAACAGTCACAGCTTATTGACTTATTTCGCCGCCACCGGTGCCTGCTTGTCTTTGATAACGTCGAAACGGTGATGGACAGTGCAAGAAAAGCCGGATACTACCGCGAAGGTTACGAAGACTACGGTGAACTGTTCAAAAGTGTGGGAAGTTCTGCTCACAATAGCTGTCTGGTGCTGACCAGCCGGGAAAAACCAAAGGATTTGGGACCTTTGGAGGGCAAAACCCTACCGGTTCGCTCTTTACGGTTGACAGGCCTGCAAGAAAACGATGGTCTGGAGCTCCTCAAAGAACGCGGTTTGGACGTTGCTACAGGAGACAGCAAAGAACTGCTCAGATACTACGGCGGCAACCCCCTTGCCATAAAAATGGTGGCCTCCACCATTCGCACTTTATTCGGCAATAATATTTCAAATTTTGTGACACAAGGTACTTCCATTTTTGGTGACGTTCGAGATCTGTTAAGCCAGCACTTCAACCGGTTGTCCGAACTGGAAAGGCAAGTCATGTACTGGCTTTCGATTCATTGTGAACCGATTGCACTGACCGAGCTTCACGAAGTCGTCTTGCTTCCTGTGACATTGCCCGAGTTGCTGGAGGCCATGGAATCGCTGTCGAGACGCTCACTTGTCGAAGAGAATAAACTGTATTTTTCATTGCAGCCTGTGATCACGGAATATACGTTGGATCGCTTGATCTACCACGCCTGGATGGAAATCCAAACCAGAAAACTGTCCCTTTTAAAGCAATGCTTTTTACTCAAGGCTCAGGGACCGGATTACATACGGAGTGCCCAGCTCCGCCTGATCATCAATCCTCTGGTCGGCCGACTAAGATCGTTTTTTAAAACACTCGAAGCCATCGAGAAACATTGCGAGCATATCTTCTCAGATTTAAGACGGGAAGCTTTGGGTAATCAGGGCTATGCCGCAGGCAACCTTTTGAATATCCTCTGCGCTGCGAAGATCGATTTAAGAGGTTGGGATCTTTCGGGCCTTGCCATATGGCAGGCAGATTTGCGAAACGTCAATCTTCAACAGTGCAACCTATTCCAATGTGATTTATCCCAATCGATGTTCACCGAGCCTTTGGGCAATATCTCCTCCGTTCAATTCAGTCCCAATCGCAATGTGTTGGCAACGGGCGACGCCGATGGCAAAGTCTGTCTTTGGCAACTGCCCCACGGCATCCAGATCAACATCTGCGAAGGACACACCGCCTGGGTGTGGTCGGTGGGTTTCAGCCCCGACGGAAGCATCGTGGCCTCCGGCAGCTCCGATCAGACCGTGCGGCTGTGGGAGACCACCACGGGCCAATGCCTGAGGATCCTGCAGGGTCATGCCAATTCCATCTGGTCGGTGGGCTTCAGCCCCGACGGAAGCATCATGGCCTCCGGCAGCTCCGATCAGACCGTGCGGCTGTGGGAGACCACCACGGGCCAATGCCTGAGGATCCTGCAAGGACATGGGGGCTGGGTTCTGTCGCTTGCCTTCAGCCCCGACGGGAGCATCGTGGCCTCCGGCAGCTCCGATCAGACCGTGCGGCTGTGGGAGACCACCACGGGCCAATGCCTGAGGATCCTGCGCGGGCACACCGATTGGATACACTCCGTTGTCTTCAGTCCGGACGGCCGGTCGATTGCAAGCGGCGGCGCCGACCGGACCGTCCGCCTGTGGGAGGCCGCCACGGGCGAGTGCCGCAAGTCTTTCCCAGGACATTCCAGCCTCATCTGGTCTGTCGCCTTCAGTCCCGACGGCCAGAGCCTGGCGAGTGGAGGACAGGACGCGCTGATCAAGTTGTGGGATGTTGCCACCGCTCAGTGCCGCAGAATTTTGCAGGGCCACACCAACCTGGTCTATGCGGTCGCCTTCAGCCCCGATGGTCAAACATTGGCAAGCGGGAGTGCCGATCAAGCTGTGCGCTTGTGGAAGACCGACACCGGTCAATGCCGAAAAACGATACAGGGCTACACCAGCGGCATCTATTCGGTGGCTTTCAGCCCCGACGGCCGGACCCTGGCAAGCGCTAGCACGGATCATACGGTGCGTTTGTGGGATACCGCCACGGGCGAGTGCCGCCAAACTTTGGAAGGGCACCACAGTTGGGTGTTCGCGGTTGCCTTCAGCCCGGATGGTCAGACTCTTGCCAGCGGCAGCGTAGACCATACGGTGCTTCTATGGGAAACTGTCACAGGCCGCTGCCGCAAAATTTTGGAAGGGCACCACAGTTGGGTCTGGTCGGTCGTTTTCAGTCCGGACGGAACCACCATTGCAACCGGGAGCGCCGATCGGACTGTACGTATTTGGAATGCCGCGACGGGACGGCTCAGCACGGTTTTGCAAGCGCACACCGGCTGGGTGAGCGCAGTGGCCTTTAGCGCCGATGGTCGAATTTTGGCCAGTGCCAGTGCGGATGGAACCGTGCGTTTGTGGAATGTCAGCAATGGACTGTGCGTCGCTCTATTGGCAGAACATTCCAATTGGGTCCACTCCGTGGTCTTCAGCCCGGATGGTTCGCTCCTTGCAAGCGGCAGCGCCGACGGAACCGTCAGGCTTTGGGATTTGCAGAGCAACCGGTGTACCCGGGTTATCGAAGGGCATACCAGTCCTGTGTGGTCGGTGGCGTTCAGTGCAGATGGCACTTTGTTGGCAAGCGCGGGGGAAGACCGCATCATCAGAATTTGGAGGACAAGCACTGGGGGAATCCATCGGGCTTTTCCTGGGCATAGCCGCCCGGTCTGGTCGGTCGCCTTCAGCCCGGATGGTCAGACTCTCGCCAGCGGCAGCCAGGACGAAAGCATCGCCCTCTGGGAAACACACAGCGCTGAGCGCTCGCGGGTACTGCGCAATCCGAAACCTTACGAAGGGATGAATCTGAGGGCAGTATCCGGACTGACCGAAGCCCGCAAAGCGACCCTCAAAGCCCTCGGGGCGGTTGTCGATATCTCCGGGCAGGTCCGTCCGGAAACCTGA
- a CDS encoding SMP-30/gluconolactonase/LRE family protein yields MLNTRSTVGWCSRLGLTALLWVLWGVPTYAQRLYFQTPPGTYPEGVTFDARTRQFFVSSLKYGTIGRIDATGTYHPFIRDPDLITSVGLHVDARRNRLLVCVTDAGVGPKSSDRTINNLARVIEYELPHGRRRRVFDLNFLLPGAHIANDLTFDPDGNVYVTDSLTPAVYKIDQAGQASVFLTSEALQFDGINLNGIVYHPDGYLLLASYSGGLLWKLPLQNPGAFSEVRLEESILGADGMVLRSDGKLAVVRNSSGLADPAAVKDRIDLLISADGWRSSRIEQTFTDPSLDVPTTAVEVQGKTFVLNARDRELFADPQTAWQFLYWLDVLPF; encoded by the coding sequence ATGCTGAACACACGCTCTACTGTCGGCTGGTGCAGCCGGCTCGGGCTGACGGCGCTGCTGTGGGTGCTTTGGGGGGTACCGACCTACGCCCAACGCCTTTACTTTCAGACGCCGCCGGGAACCTATCCCGAAGGTGTCACCTTCGATGCCAGAACCCGGCAGTTTTTTGTAAGTTCCCTCAAATACGGCACGATCGGGCGCATTGACGCCACCGGCACCTACCACCCCTTCATCCGGGATCCGGACTTGATTACCAGTGTCGGCCTGCATGTCGACGCGCGGCGCAACCGTCTGTTGGTCTGCGTTACCGATGCGGGGGTAGGCCCCAAAAGCAGCGACCGGACGATCAACAACCTTGCCCGCGTGATCGAATACGAGCTGCCCCACGGCCGGCGGCGGCGGGTCTTCGATCTCAATTTCTTGCTGCCGGGAGCCCATATCGCCAACGACCTGACTTTCGATCCTGACGGCAACGTCTACGTCACCGACAGCCTGACACCGGCGGTCTACAAGATCGACCAGGCCGGTCAGGCCTCTGTCTTCCTGACATCCGAGGCGCTCCAGTTCGACGGGATCAACTTGAACGGCATCGTTTACCATCCCGACGGCTACCTGCTGCTGGCCAGCTACAGCGGCGGCTTGCTCTGGAAGCTCCCCTTGCAAAATCCCGGTGCTTTTAGCGAAGTGCGGCTCGAAGAGTCGATCTTGGGAGCCGACGGCATGGTGCTGCGCTCGGACGGAAAACTGGCTGTCGTTCGCAACAGCAGCGGGTTAGCAGATCCGGCGGCGGTCAAAGACCGCATCGACCTGCTCATTTCAGCGGACGGTTGGCGTTCGTCGCGCATCGAGCAAACCTTCACCGACCCGTCGTTGGACGTTCCGACGACCGCCGTTGAGGTCCAGGGAAAGACGTTTGTCCTGAATGCGCGCGATCGAGAGCTCTTCGCCGACCCACAAACGGCCTGGCAGTTCCTGTACTGGCTGGATGTATTGCCCTTCTAG
- a CDS encoding FAD-dependent oxidoreductase, which translates to MAFNNRNTLAAERGKAALQADCIIIGGGPAGAVLSLLLARQGVSVILFEAQKDFDRDFRGDSLHAVVMELMDDLRLTERLLEHKHSKLKTLTMVSAVGAARVADFSRLPTHHNYMTMVAQKDFLNFMVAEAKRYANFRVFMATSVQRLIEEEGEIRGVVFNGPDGPQEARCALTVGADGRSSRTRQMAGIDLVKFSQAVDVLWFRLPRYPHEPEGVLYRVGQGAVMGQADRSDVWQISYIIRKGTYQKLRAQGIEGLRRSVTTLVPELADRVGLLKDWSQASLLSVESGYVRRWYRPGLLLIGDAAHVMSPFGGVGISYAIQDAVAAANVLAGPLRSGRVGVGHLAAVQRRRELPTRLSQYYQAMIQDQLLATAANEGIPPKPTLLRRLLRLPGLRELPTRLLAFGLWPARLRIKNSIPPNIHR; encoded by the coding sequence ATGGCATTCAACAACCGCAACACCCTGGCTGCAGAACGCGGCAAAGCCGCTTTGCAGGCGGACTGCATCATCATCGGCGGCGGACCGGCGGGGGCCGTCCTCTCCCTGCTGTTGGCCCGCCAGGGGGTCTCGGTGATCCTCTTCGAAGCGCAAAAAGACTTCGACCGCGATTTTCGGGGCGACTCGCTGCACGCCGTGGTCATGGAGTTGATGGACGATCTTCGATTGACCGAGCGCCTTTTGGAGCACAAGCACAGCAAGCTCAAAACCCTCACCATGGTCAGCGCCGTGGGGGCGGCCCGGGTGGCTGATTTCAGCCGCTTGCCGACCCACCACAACTACATGACCATGGTCGCCCAGAAGGACTTTTTGAACTTCATGGTCGCCGAGGCAAAGCGCTACGCGAATTTCCGAGTCTTCATGGCCACCAGCGTGCAGCGGCTCATCGAGGAGGAGGGCGAAATCCGCGGGGTAGTCTTCAATGGCCCGGACGGACCGCAGGAGGCCCGCTGCGCCCTGACGGTCGGTGCGGACGGACGCTCCTCGCGCACCCGCCAGATGGCCGGCATCGATCTGGTCAAATTTTCCCAAGCCGTAGACGTGCTCTGGTTCCGCCTGCCGCGCTACCCCCACGAACCGGAGGGGGTACTCTACCGGGTCGGTCAGGGGGCGGTCATGGGCCAGGCCGATCGCTCCGATGTCTGGCAAATCAGCTATATCATCCGCAAGGGCACCTACCAGAAACTGCGCGCCCAGGGCATCGAGGGGTTGCGCCGGTCGGTGACGACGCTGGTGCCGGAACTGGCCGACCGGGTGGGGCTGCTCAAGGACTGGTCACAGGCGTCGCTGCTGTCGGTCGAATCGGGTTATGTCCGCCGCTGGTACCGCCCGGGGCTGTTGCTGATTGGCGATGCGGCCCACGTGATGTCGCCTTTCGGTGGGGTGGGCATCAGCTACGCAATCCAGGACGCGGTCGCTGCGGCCAATGTTCTGGCGGGGCCTTTGCGCAGCGGGCGCGTCGGGGTGGGCCACCTGGCCGCCGTCCAGCGCCGCCGGGAACTGCCCACCCGCCTCAGCCAGTACTACCAGGCGATGATCCAGGACCAGCTGTTGGCCACAGCCGCCAACGAAGGCATTCCGCCCAAACCGACCCTGCTGCGGCGGCTGCTGCGCCTGCCCGGGCTGCGGGAACTGCCGACGCGGCTGCTCGCCTTCGGCCTGTGGCCCGCCCGCCTGCGCATCAAGAACAGTATTCCGCCCAATATCCATCGCTAG
- the galE gene encoding UDP-glucose 4-epimerase GalE has product MILVTGGAGYIGSHVVLALQAAGFEILVYDNLVYGHAEFVPAPMLIRGDLEDRVGLARLFAAHPIEAVIHMAAYAYVGESVTKPAVYYRNNVHGTLCLLEAMVEADVKQIVFSSTCATYGEPEQIPITETHPQRPINPYGFTKLVVERMLRDFDRAYGLRSVVFRYFNAAGADPDARVGEDHDPETHIIPLVLDVAIGRRPHITVFGSDYETPDGTCVRDYIHVSDLADAHVLGLKYLKSGGPTEVFNLGNGSGFSVQQVIDTAGQVAGREIAVQMGARRPGDPATLVGSAERARAILGWQPRFADLQTIVSTAWTWHQKRFGG; this is encoded by the coding sequence ATGATTTTGGTGACAGGCGGCGCCGGCTACATCGGCTCCCACGTGGTTCTTGCTCTGCAGGCCGCGGGCTTCGAGATACTGGTGTACGACAACCTGGTTTACGGCCATGCCGAGTTTGTTCCGGCCCCGATGCTGATTCGCGGCGACCTTGAAGATCGCGTGGGGCTCGCGCGCCTGTTTGCCGCGCATCCGATCGAGGCGGTCATCCACATGGCGGCTTACGCCTACGTGGGCGAATCGGTCACCAAACCCGCCGTCTACTACCGCAACAACGTCCACGGCACGCTCTGCCTGCTGGAGGCGATGGTCGAAGCCGACGTCAAGCAAATCGTCTTCTCCTCTACCTGCGCCACCTACGGCGAACCCGAACAGATCCCGATCACCGAAACCCATCCCCAGCGCCCCATCAATCCCTACGGATTCACCAAGCTGGTGGTCGAGCGGATGCTGCGCGACTTCGACCGCGCCTACGGCCTGAGATCGGTTGTTTTTCGCTACTTCAACGCCGCGGGCGCCGACCCGGACGCCCGGGTCGGCGAAGACCACGACCCTGAGACCCACATCATTCCGCTGGTGCTCGATGTCGCCATCGGCCGTCGGCCCCACATCACCGTCTTCGGCTCCGACTACGAAACCCCCGACGGCACCTGCGTGCGCGACTACATCCATGTCAGCGACCTGGCCGACGCCCATGTGCTGGGGCTCAAGTACCTCAAATCCGGCGGCCCGACCGAGGTATTCAACCTGGGCAACGGCAGCGGCTTTTCGGTGCAACAGGTGATCGACACGGCCGGACAAGTCGCCGGACGTGAGATCGCCGTGCAGATGGGTGCGCGCCGCCCCGGCGACCCGGCGACGCTGGTGGGTTCCGCAGAGCGCGCCCGCGCAATTCTGGGCTGGCAGCCGCGCTTTGCGGATTTGCAGACCATCGTCAGCACCGCCTGGACCTGGCACCAGAAACGCTTCGGCGGCTAA